The following coding sequences lie in one Gadus macrocephalus chromosome 1, ASM3116895v1 genomic window:
- the cdh26.1 gene encoding cadherin-like protein 26 produces the protein MHLCGITATFSTMKNSCLFLLVVMMIAEAPGNNCPEHKREKRDLLSRSKRRWVLSTFELVEEDEGPYPKVLTTMFNDKTKLRDDIHKFSISGNGVTEAPMDVFSINDTSGEVIIHKKIDRETDPIFHIKFDILSRETGLSIDKTLAFDVNIADINDNAPRFKSDIMRANVRETIQEGWLPVWLIVEDKDEENTINSSFTIRILSQEPKEPVLKLANTPNSKKAQLSFDGCFDYDKVKKYKVIVEAKDHGKPPLSSTAVIHLDIMDGNSHLPRFKEREYKGQVMEMETNKEVVRVGVEDKDTPNTAAWRAKYFFVKGNEDKIYDITTDPLTNEGILTVVKGRDFERTANSTLQIGVENEEELFVCASKKPGYKIVTPKTDIINITVMVIDVNDPPKFDKKVTDVYQREEDEPGQKLFEPKISDDDSDVDQIRYTIIEDLAGWASIDPKTGIVHTVKKMDRESPFVDKANVYKIVVAAIDNGEPPATASSTILVHLRDINDHLPGLVNNSGVMCANKVNTLTVYAFDSDLPPFSGPFSFSLGSEDKELKKNWKIDPATGEEAGLVMLKSLPYGNYSVPLVIKDQQGGGGAEDVVMAVVICDCGGGDTCRGKLPASTNIGPSVIGLACGALLLFLLLLLLFTCECGNKFQSITISQSEGNQSLIMYNEEGGGSACKMEPTFHLTPISSLTLTEGQKLERAQMSQMSQMYETTTEETDYYQSSAPRMVNSFRGLRQGQQRNGDPRESHRSNGGRSMSSTWNSRMMSARSVSRKQASTLLSDQLIAEHIETKLYELGEVPGDYPMYRPTVFTHEGQGSRAQSLDNLSLDLGDDLEFLSDLGPKFKTLGGLCDKNVK, from the exons GTTGTCATGATGATTGCAGAAGCCCCTGGCAACAACTGCCCAGAGCATAAGCGGGAAAAACGA GATCTGTTGTCGCGCTCCAAGAGAAGGTGGGTTCTTTCCACCTTTGAACTggtagaggaagatgaaggacCATACCCAAAAGTACTCACGACG ATGTTTAATGATAAAACCAAACTGAGGGACGACATACACAAGTTTTCTATCTCTGGTAACGGTGTGACCGAAGCCCCCATGGATGTGTTCTCGATCAATGACACATCTGGGGAGGTCATCATCCACAAGAAGatcgacagagagacagaccccaTTTTCCAT ATTAAATTTGATATCCTGAGCAGAGAAACTGGCCTAAGTATTGACAAAACTCTGGCCTTTGATGTCAACATAGCAGACATTAATGACAACGCACCTAGGTTTAAAAGTGATATCATGAGAGCCAATGTGAGGGAGACCATACAAGAAG GGTGGCTCCCAGTGTGGCTGATAGTAGAAGACAAGGATGAGGAGAACACCATCAACTCTTCTTTCACCATCAGGATTTTGTCACAGGAACCCAAAGAACCGGTGCTGAAATTAGCGAATACTCCAAATTCCAAAAAGGCGCAGCTTTCCTTCGATGGGTGCTTTGACTATGAT AAAGTGAAGAAGTACAAGGTCATTGTTGAGGCGAAAGACCATGGGAAgccacccctctcctccactgctGTGATCCATCTGGATATTATGGACGGCAACAGTCATCTTCCCAgattcaaagagagagag TACAAAGGGCAGGTTATGGAGATGGAGACCAACAAGGAGGTTGTGCGTGTGGGAGTTGAAGATAAAGACACCCCTAATACCGCCGCCTGGAGGGCCAAGTATTTCTTCGTCAAAGGGAATGAAGACAAAATCTATGATATTACCACTGATCCGTTAACCAACGAGGGCATCCTCACGGTGGTCAAG GGCAGGGATTTTGAAAGGACAGCCAACAGCACCCTGCAGATCGGAGTGGAGAACGAGGAGgaactgtttgtttgtgcatctaAGAAGCCCGGATACAAAATAGTCACCCCCAAAACGGACATCATCAACATCACCGTGATGGTCATCGATGTCAACGACCCCCCTAAATTTGACAAGAAGGTGACAGACGTGtatcagagagaggaggatgaacCTGGCCAAAAACTGTTCGAACCAAAGATCAGTGATGACGATTCGGACGTAGACCAAATCCG GTATACAATAATTGAAGACCTCGCAGGCTGGGCCAGCATCGACCCCAAGACGGGCATAGTCCATACAGTTAAGAAGATGGACCGAGAGTCGCCGTTTGTTGACAAAGCCAACGTTTACAAAATCGTAGTCGCTGCCATAGACAACG GGGAGCCCCCGGCCACTGCCAGCAGCACTATCCTGGTCCACCTGAGGGACATCAACGACCACCTCCCAGGGCTGGTCAACAACAGCGGGGTGATGTGCGCTAACAAGGTCAACACGCTGACGGTTTACGCTTTTGATTCAGACTTACCTCCATTCAGCGGAccattctccttctctctggggTCGGAAGACAAGGAACTGAAGAAGAATTGGAAAATTGACCCTGCCACTG GGGAGGAAGCGGGGCTGGTAATGCTGAAGAGCCTGCCCTACGGCAACTACTCTGTCCCGCTGGTCATCAAGGACCAgcagggcgggggaggggcggAGGACGTGGTGATGGCGGTGGTCATTTGCGACTGCGGCGGAGGGGACACATGCCGCGGGAAGCTGCCGGCCTCGACCAACATCGGCCCTTCAGTCATCGGACTCGCATGCGGTGCACTGTTACTCTTTC tgctgctgctgctcctcttcacGTGTGAATGCGGCAACAAGTTCCAGAGCATCACAATCTCCCAGAGTGAAGGCAACCAGTCGCTCATTATGTACAacgaggagggagggggctctGCTTgcaag atggaGCCCACCTTCCACCTCACCCCCATCAGCAGCCTGACATTGACAGAGGGGCAGAAGCTGGAAAGAGCGCAG ATGTCTCAGATGTCTCAGATGTACGAGACAACCACCGAGGAGACAGACTACTACCAGAGCTCCGCACCCAGGATG GTAAACTCCTTCCGAGGTCTGAGACAGGGGCAGCAGCGTAATGGAGACCCAAGGGAGTCTCACAGGAGCAATGGCGGTCGGAGCATG TCCTCAACTTGGAATTCCAGGATGATGTCCGCCAGG AGTGTTTCACGCAAACAGGCCTCCACCCTGCTCTCGGATCAGCTCATCGCAGAACACATAGAAACC AAGCTGTATGAGCTAGGGGAGGTGCCTGGGGACTACCCGATGTACAGGCCCACTGTGTTCACCCACGAGGGCCAAGGCAGCCGGGCTCAGTCGCTGGACAACCTGTCACTGGACCTGGGGGACGACCTTGAGTTTCTCAGCGATCTGGGCCCCAAATTCAAGACCCTGGGAGGCCTCTGTGACAAGAACGTAAAGTAA